The stretch of DNA CGACTGCTCTGACCTCACTGGCTGGAAGCTAGTCAGTTAGTCGTCTGCGATCCGACCCCCTGTGCTGCCCGTGGCGCAGGACCCAGGAGCCGGGTGCAGACGTAAAACCCCATCACGGGCATTGCTCTTTATCGGAGATTATTGAATGGCAAAAGGCAAATTCGAGCGGACCAAGCCGCACGTCAACGTCGGCACGATCGGCCACGTGGACCACGGCAAGACGACCCTGACGGCGGCGATCACGACCGTGCTGTCGACCAAGTTCGGCGGCGAAGCCAAGGCCTACGACCAGATCGACGCGGCGCCCGAAGAAAAGGCGCGCGGCATCACGATCAACACCGCGCACGTCGAGTACGAGACGCAGAACCGTCACTACGCGCACGTGGACTGCCCCGGCCACGCCGACTACGTGAAGAACATGATCACCGGTGCCGCCCAGATGGACGGC from Ramlibacter agri encodes:
- a CDS encoding GTP-binding protein, with translation MAKGKFERTKPHVNVGTIGHVDHGKTTLTAAITTVLSTKFGGEAKAYDQIDAAPEEKARGITINTAHVEYETQNRHYAHVDCPGHADYVKNMITGAAQMDGAILVVSAADGPMPQTREHILLARQVGVPYIIVFMNKCDMVDDAELLELVEMEVRELL